In one Neobacillus sp. WH10 genomic region, the following are encoded:
- the polA gene encoding DNA polymerase I produces the protein MEKKKLVLIDGNSIAYRAFFALPLLNNDKGIHTNAVYGFTMMLMKILEDEKPTHMLVAFDAGKTTFRHKTFTEYKGGRQKTPPELSEQFPFIRELLDAYGISRYELENYEADDIIGTLSLTAEKDGYEVKVISGDKDLTQLSSSATTVGITRKGITDIEKYTPEHVAEKYGLTPEQIIDMKGLMGDTSDNIPGVPGVGEKTAIKLLKEFSTLENLLHSIDQVSGNKLKEKLTEFKEQALMSKELATIERHVPVEVDIEKITYEGFAREKLVSLFKELGFHSLLDRLGEDTTVNEEQELEKVEYVIPAEITDEIFADHNYFYVEMLEDNYHYAEIIGFSLVNENGQYYLPTEQALQSAAFKKWAEDEGKKKIVYDAKQSEVSLKRRGIHLKGTDFDILMASYLINPSENIEDLAAIAKRYDIHNIQSDESFYGKGAKQTVPEASKLAEHLVRKSLAMAELKEKLEDELRKNEQYELFTELEMPLSLILADMESWGIKVERERLLMMGKELNERLVEIEEKICELAGEKFNINSPKQLGVILFEKLGLHSFKKTKTGHSTSADVLEKLAEDHEIIKHILLYRQLGKLQSTYIEGLLKVIDPKTEKVHTRYQQTLTATGRLSSIDPNLQNIPIRLEEGRKIRQAFVPSEEGWVIFAADYSQIELRVLADIAGDEKLIQAFKDDLDIHTKTAMEVFHVDKDEVTSNMRRHAKAVNFGIVYGISDYGLSQSLGITRKEASQFIERYLNSYPGVKEYMDDIIHSARQKGYVSTLLHRRRYIPEITSRNFNIRSFAERTAMNTPIQGSAADIIKKAMIDMDEALKDQGLKTRLLLQVHDELIFEAPMDEVEILKKLVPEVMENALELRVPLKVDYSYGPTWFDAK, from the coding sequence TTGGAAAAGAAAAAGCTTGTCCTGATTGATGGGAACAGTATCGCCTATCGTGCCTTTTTTGCATTACCTTTGCTTAATAACGATAAAGGAATCCATACGAATGCAGTATACGGCTTTACAATGATGTTAATGAAAATTTTGGAGGATGAAAAGCCAACGCATATGCTTGTTGCATTTGATGCTGGAAAAACAACCTTTCGTCATAAAACCTTTACAGAATATAAAGGTGGCAGACAAAAAACCCCGCCGGAGTTATCGGAACAATTTCCATTTATTCGTGAATTGTTAGATGCTTATGGGATTTCAAGATATGAGCTTGAGAACTACGAGGCCGATGACATTATCGGTACTCTTTCTTTGACAGCTGAAAAGGATGGCTATGAAGTAAAAGTTATTTCCGGAGATAAAGATTTAACCCAGCTTTCTTCTTCTGCTACAACAGTCGGGATTACCCGCAAGGGAATTACTGATATTGAAAAGTATACCCCTGAGCATGTGGCTGAAAAATACGGTCTTACTCCAGAGCAAATTATCGATATGAAGGGTTTAATGGGTGATACTTCTGATAATATACCTGGGGTACCGGGTGTTGGGGAAAAGACTGCGATTAAGCTGCTAAAAGAGTTTTCAACTTTAGAAAATCTGTTACATTCGATTGATCAAGTCAGTGGGAACAAACTAAAGGAAAAACTAACAGAGTTTAAAGAGCAGGCCCTAATGAGCAAAGAACTTGCCACGATTGAACGACATGTGCCAGTTGAAGTGGATATAGAGAAAATTACCTATGAAGGCTTTGCGAGAGAAAAATTAGTGTCATTATTTAAAGAATTAGGTTTTCATTCATTATTGGACAGGCTAGGTGAAGATACAACAGTAAACGAAGAGCAAGAGCTTGAAAAGGTGGAGTATGTCATTCCGGCTGAAATAACGGACGAAATATTTGCTGATCACAATTATTTTTATGTTGAAATGCTGGAAGATAATTATCATTATGCGGAGATCATTGGTTTTTCTCTTGTAAATGAAAATGGGCAGTATTACTTGCCAACAGAGCAAGCATTACAATCAGCAGCATTTAAAAAATGGGCAGAAGACGAAGGAAAAAAGAAAATAGTATATGATGCAAAGCAATCCGAAGTTTCCTTAAAAAGGAGAGGTATCCATTTAAAAGGAACCGACTTTGATATTTTAATGGCTTCCTATCTCATTAATCCATCTGAAAATATTGAAGATCTTGCAGCGATTGCGAAAAGATATGATATCCACAATATTCAATCAGATGAATCGTTTTATGGCAAAGGAGCAAAACAAACGGTTCCAGAAGCGTCTAAGCTTGCAGAGCATCTCGTTCGAAAGAGTCTAGCCATGGCTGAACTGAAAGAAAAACTCGAAGATGAATTAAGGAAAAATGAACAATACGAATTATTTACAGAACTTGAAATGCCTTTATCGCTTATTTTAGCTGACATGGAATCGTGGGGTATTAAAGTAGAACGGGAACGTCTCCTGATGATGGGGAAAGAGCTGAATGAGCGTCTTGTCGAAATTGAAGAAAAAATATGTGAATTAGCCGGTGAAAAATTCAATATTAACTCACCTAAACAGCTGGGTGTTATTTTATTTGAAAAATTAGGTCTGCATTCCTTTAAGAAAACAAAAACAGGTCATTCGACATCAGCGGATGTTTTAGAAAAGTTGGCAGAGGATCACGAAATTATTAAACATATTCTTCTTTATCGACAATTAGGAAAGCTTCAATCCACATATATTGAGGGACTACTGAAAGTGATTGATCCAAAAACAGAAAAAGTCCATACAAGGTATCAACAAACCTTAACAGCGACTGGCAGATTAAGCTCAATTGATCCAAACCTGCAAAACATCCCAATCCGCCTTGAAGAAGGAAGAAAGATTCGTCAGGCTTTTGTTCCTTCAGAAGAGGGATGGGTGATCTTTGCGGCGGACTATTCGCAAATAGAGCTGCGTGTGCTTGCAGACATTGCCGGCGATGAAAAACTGATTCAGGCCTTTAAGGATGATTTGGATATTCATACGAAAACAGCTATGGAGGTCTTCCACGTTGATAAAGATGAGGTTACCTCTAACATGAGACGTCATGCCAAGGCAGTAAACTTTGGAATCGTATACGGGATCAGTGATTATGGACTTTCTCAATCCTTGGGAATCACGAGAAAAGAAGCTAGCCAATTTATTGAAAGATACCTTAACAGTTATCCTGGTGTAAAGGAATATATGGATGACATCATTCACTCGGCAAGACAAAAAGGGTATGTATCAACTTTATTGCACAGGAGAAGGTACATCCCCGAGATCACGAGCCGTAATTTTAACATCAGAAGCTTTGCAGAAAGAACAGCGATGAACACACCAATTCAAGGAAGTGCCGCTGATATCATAAAAAAAGCAATGATTGACATGGACGAAGCATTAAAGGATCAAGGGCTAAAGACGCGGCTCTTACTGCAGGTACACGATGAATTGATCTTTGAGGCTCCTATGGATGAAGTGGAGATCTTAAAAAAATTAGTCCCTGAGGTAATGGAAAATGCGCTCGAATTAAGGGTACCTTTAAAAGTAGACTACTCCTATGGTCCAACCTGGTTTGACGCGAAATAA
- a CDS encoding response regulator transcription factor, translating to MKNKILVVDDEQSIVTLLKYNLEQAGFEVITAMDGNEGRILAETEAPDIIVLDLMLPKLDGMEVCKQLRQKNIMIPILMLTAKDDQLDKILGLELGADDYMVKPFSPREVIARVKAILRRTQVQTESAGENDQTDGQIGIGKLTIFPEKYEAYFKENLLELTLKEFELLLYLAQNKGRVLTRDQLLSAVWNYDFAGDTRIVDVHISHLREKIEEDTKKPAYIKTIRGLGYKLEEPKRE from the coding sequence ATGAAAAATAAAATTCTTGTAGTTGACGATGAGCAGTCAATTGTCACCTTACTTAAATATAATTTGGAACAGGCAGGATTTGAAGTCATAACTGCAATGGATGGGAATGAGGGGAGAATTTTAGCTGAAACCGAGGCACCAGATATCATCGTGTTAGATCTTATGCTGCCAAAATTAGATGGCATGGAAGTATGCAAACAACTTCGCCAAAAAAATATAATGATTCCTATTTTAATGCTAACAGCAAAAGATGATCAGCTTGATAAAATATTGGGCCTTGAGCTCGGCGCAGACGACTATATGGTCAAGCCATTCAGTCCGAGAGAGGTCATAGCTCGTGTAAAAGCAATTTTAAGGAGAACACAGGTTCAAACGGAATCGGCAGGAGAAAATGATCAAACTGATGGGCAAATAGGTATTGGAAAATTGACTATTTTTCCAGAAAAATATGAAGCCTACTTTAAAGAGAATCTTCTTGAGTTAACGCTAAAAGAATTTGAATTGCTCCTCTACCTTGCGCAAAATAAAGGCAGGGTGTTAACACGGGATCAATTACTCAGCGCTGTTTGGAATTATGACTTTGCTGGCGATACTAGAATTGTTGATGTCCATATTTCACATCTTAGAGAAAAAATTGAAGAGGACACGAAAAAGCCGGCCTATATTAAAACTATCCGCGGTCTTGGCTACAAACTGGAGGAGCCCAAAAGAGAATGA
- a CDS encoding two-component system histidine kinase PnpS, translating to MTKFRTRLLIALTTLIITVLVGLGILLGQLFKNYYSQSFNERLKIERDLLITYIEETGGVSSFNKEDVLKFSKMLNVRATITNPEGKILYDSDGGTDLSEKSTKGLNEIIRDVIKKSPKKEDRLEEGDGYDLHYYWKPIKKDGKKEGYIFLSTKTNEVKQAYGQIWWILSISLGMALIAIIFLGIRITSRYTKPIESATNVAIELAKGNYRARTSIDRLDETGMLGSSINMLAENLQTLIKAQEMQQDRLSVLIENMGAGLVLIDSRGYINLINKGYIDIFHVNSKDYLNKLYYEVIANEEICHLVAEVFRTEQKASKQLLIPFLIERRYFAVYGVPIIGTNNVWKGVLLVFHDITELKKLEQMRKDFVANVSHELKTPVTSIKGFTETLLDGAMNNQETLEAFLSIILKESDRLQTLIQDLLDLSKIEQQGFQLSLQEVELRSLLEDVMTLLTGKAEAKNIHLEFYCKQSQVFIIGDADRLKQVFINLIGNAITYTPVEGYVKIILLDFEENVRIHVKDSGVGIMEEEIPRIFERFYRVDRARSRNSGGTGLGLAIVKHLIEAHHGNISVRSKVGEGSEFIIELHKK from the coding sequence ATGACAAAGTTCCGAACAAGGCTATTAATAGCCCTTACGACTCTAATTATTACCGTATTAGTCGGTTTAGGAATATTGCTTGGCCAATTGTTTAAAAACTATTATTCACAATCGTTCAATGAACGTCTAAAAATAGAGCGGGATCTTCTCATCACATATATCGAGGAAACTGGTGGAGTGTCCTCCTTTAATAAAGAGGATGTTTTGAAATTCAGTAAGATGTTAAATGTTCGAGCCACTATTACAAATCCTGAAGGAAAGATTTTGTACGATAGCGACGGGGGTACAGATCTTAGCGAAAAAAGCACAAAGGGACTTAACGAAATCATTCGGGATGTAATAAAGAAAAGTCCGAAAAAAGAGGATCGCTTAGAAGAAGGTGATGGCTATGACCTTCACTATTATTGGAAGCCAATTAAAAAAGACGGAAAAAAGGAAGGTTACATATTTCTAAGCACGAAAACTAATGAAGTAAAACAAGCATATGGGCAAATCTGGTGGATCCTCTCCATCAGCCTTGGAATGGCTTTAATTGCTATCATTTTTCTTGGCATTAGAATTACCTCAAGATATACAAAACCAATAGAATCCGCGACAAATGTTGCTATTGAATTAGCAAAAGGGAACTACCGTGCCAGAACATCTATCGACCGTCTCGATGAAACAGGGATGCTGGGTTCGTCGATTAATATGCTGGCAGAAAACCTTCAAACGCTGATAAAAGCACAGGAAATGCAGCAGGATAGACTAAGTGTTCTGATTGAAAATATGGGGGCAGGGTTAGTCTTAATCGATAGCCGCGGTTACATAAATCTAATCAATAAAGGCTATATTGATATCTTTCATGTTAATTCGAAAGATTATCTAAATAAACTTTATTATGAAGTCATTGCAAATGAAGAAATCTGCCATTTAGTTGCAGAAGTATTCCGAACAGAACAAAAAGCCAGTAAACAATTGCTTATACCTTTTTTGATTGAAAGAAGATATTTTGCTGTTTATGGGGTGCCGATTATTGGGACAAACAATGTTTGGAAAGGGGTATTGCTCGTATTCCATGATATAACAGAATTAAAAAAACTTGAGCAGATGCGTAAAGACTTTGTCGCCAATGTTTCGCACGAACTAAAAACCCCTGTTACATCGATTAAGGGGTTTACTGAGACACTGTTGGATGGAGCGATGAATAACCAAGAAACATTAGAAGCATTCCTTTCGATTATTTTAAAAGAAAGTGACCGCCTTCAAACACTTATTCAAGATTTACTGGATCTTTCCAAAATAGAGCAGCAAGGCTTCCAATTGAGCCTGCAGGAAGTAGAGTTGCGTTCGCTTCTAGAAGATGTGATGACACTGCTTACAGGGAAAGCAGAGGCGAAGAACATACACCTTGAATTTTATTGTAAGCAGAGCCAAGTGTTTATAATTGGTGACGCTGATCGCCTAAAACAAGTGTTTATTAACTTAATCGGCAACGCCATTACCTATACACCGGTTGAAGGGTATGTGAAAATCATCCTTCTAGACTTTGAAGAAAATGTCCGGATTCATGTAAAAGATTCTGGTGTTGGCATAATGGAAGAAGAAATTCCGCGTATTTTTGAACGATTTTACCGAGTTGACCGTGCTAGAAGCCGTAATTCGGGCGGAACAGGTTTAGGTTTAGCAATTGTGAAACATTTAATTGAAGCCCATCATGGGAATATAAGTGTTAGGAGTAAAGTGGGCGAAGGCAGTGAATTTATTATTGAACTTCATAAGAAATGA
- the icd gene encoding NADP-dependent isocitrate dehydrogenase: MQGEKITVKDGVLNVPNNPIIPFIEGDGTGPDIWAASYRVLDAAVEKAYKGERKLVWKEVLAGEKAFNQTGEWLPSETLDVINEYLIAIKGPLTTPVGGGIRSLNVALRQELDLFVCLRPVRWFEGVPSPVKRPQDTDMVIFRENTEDIYAGIEYEKGSEAVKKVIDFLQNEMGVKKIRFPETSGIGIKPISEEGTSRLVRAALNYAIKEGRKSLTIVHKGNIMKYTEGAFKNWGYELAEKEFGDKVFTWNQYDRIKAEQGTDAANKAQADAEAAGKIIVKDAIADIFLQQILTRPREFDVVATMNLNGDYISDALAAQVGGIGIAPGANINYETGHAIFEATHGTAPKYAGLDKVNPSSVILSGVLMLEHLGWNEAAKMIIKSMENTIASKVVTYDFARLMEGATEVKASEFADELIKNME; this comes from the coding sequence ATGCAAGGCGAAAAAATCACAGTTAAAGATGGAGTATTAAATGTACCAAACAATCCAATTATCCCATTTATTGAAGGAGACGGTACAGGTCCTGATATTTGGGCTGCTTCCTACAGAGTTTTAGATGCAGCTGTAGAAAAAGCTTATAAAGGTGAACGTAAATTAGTCTGGAAAGAAGTTTTAGCTGGTGAAAAAGCTTTCAACCAAACGGGTGAATGGCTTCCATCAGAAACACTTGATGTCATTAATGAATATTTGATTGCGATCAAAGGTCCATTAACAACCCCAGTTGGCGGTGGAATTCGTTCCTTGAACGTTGCATTACGTCAAGAATTAGATTTGTTTGTTTGCTTGCGTCCTGTAAGATGGTTTGAAGGTGTTCCTTCACCAGTTAAGCGTCCGCAAGACACAGATATGGTGATCTTCCGTGAAAATACTGAAGATATCTATGCTGGTATTGAATATGAAAAGGGCTCTGAGGCAGTAAAAAAAGTAATCGACTTCTTACAAAATGAGATGGGCGTTAAGAAAATCAGATTCCCAGAAACTTCAGGTATCGGCATTAAGCCAATTTCCGAAGAAGGTACAAGCCGTTTAGTCCGTGCTGCTCTTAACTATGCAATTAAAGAAGGCCGTAAATCCCTTACAATCGTACACAAAGGAAACATCATGAAATACACTGAAGGTGCGTTTAAAAACTGGGGTTATGAGCTTGCTGAAAAAGAATTCGGCGATAAAGTGTTTACTTGGAATCAATACGACCGTATCAAAGCTGAACAAGGTACTGATGCTGCAAACAAAGCACAGGCCGATGCAGAAGCTGCTGGTAAAATCATCGTAAAAGATGCGATTGCAGATATCTTCTTACAACAAATCCTTACTCGTCCACGTGAGTTCGATGTTGTTGCAACAATGAACTTAAACGGTGACTATATTTCTGATGCCCTTGCTGCACAAGTTGGAGGAATTGGGATCGCTCCAGGTGCAAACATAAACTATGAAACTGGACATGCTATTTTTGAAGCAACACATGGTACAGCACCAAAATATGCTGGACTTGATAAAGTAAACCCTTCTTCTGTTATTTTATCCGGTGTGTTAATGCTTGAGCACTTAGGCTGGAACGAAGCAGCTAAAATGATTATTAAATCAATGGAAAATACAATTGCTTCTAAAGTTGTTACTTATGACTTCGCACGCTTAATGGAAGGCGCAACAGAAGTAAAAGCATCAGAATTTGCTGATGAGCTAATTAAAAATATGGAATAA
- a CDS encoding MaoC/PaaZ C-terminal domain-containing protein, which translates to MLLGKKRKLGRKIEEIMVGEKLSLTEKIEDKDLLLYLGLTDDANPLYIQHDYASQTPFEKPIVPSIMLTGMITSAISKYLPGPGSHIISQNIEFPKPVYHYGTVEFLFEVIEVIPTEHTVVMSVVGTNEKNEPVINGKIKVCPPHRLEEIHGKALENF; encoded by the coding sequence ATGCTTTTAGGAAAAAAAAGAAAGTTAGGGCGAAAAATTGAAGAAATAATGGTTGGTGAAAAGTTATCATTAACTGAAAAAATTGAAGATAAGGACCTTCTCCTATATCTAGGATTAACAGATGATGCGAATCCTCTTTATATTCAACATGACTATGCATCACAAACTCCATTTGAAAAACCGATTGTCCCAAGTATTATGCTTACGGGGATGATTACCTCTGCCATCTCAAAATATTTACCAGGGCCGGGCAGCCATATTATAAGCCAAAATATTGAGTTTCCTAAGCCTGTCTATCATTACGGTACCGTTGAGTTTTTGTTTGAAGTTATTGAAGTAATACCAACTGAGCATACTGTTGTCATGAGTGTAGTAGGAACGAATGAAAAAAATGAGCCAGTGATTAACGGAAAAATCAAGGTTTGTCCGCCGCATAGGTTAGAAGAAATTCATGGAAAGGCTTTGGAGAATTTTTAA
- the citZ gene encoding citrate synthase, which yields MTVTRGLEGVVATTSSISSIIDDTLTYVGYDIDDLAVNASFEEVIYLLWHRKLPNAEQLAELKKQLAENSALPPEVIEHFKMYPIQKVHPMAALRSAVSLLGLYDDEADLMDEEANYRKAVRLQAKMPAIVTTFARVRKGLDSIAPRKDLSFAANFLYMLTGNEPEAIAVEAMNKALVLHADHELNASTFTARVCVATLSDVYSGVTAAIGALKGPLHGGANEAVMNMLTEIGTLENVEPYVRGKLENKEKIMGFGHRVYRKGDPRAKHLKEMSKKLTELTGEPHLYDMSVKIQDIVTGEKNLPPNVDFYSASVYHSLGIDHDLMTPIFAVSRVSGWLAHILEQYENNRLIRPRAEYTGPGMQKYVPVEQRG from the coding sequence ATGACAGTAACTCGCGGTCTTGAAGGGGTAGTGGCAACAACTTCCTCAATCAGCTCAATCATTGATGACACGCTAACATACGTTGGCTACGACATTGATGATTTGGCTGTAAATGCTAGTTTTGAAGAGGTAATCTATTTATTATGGCATCGCAAATTACCGAATGCTGAACAATTAGCAGAATTGAAAAAACAACTTGCTGAAAACTCAGCTCTGCCGCCAGAAGTAATTGAGCACTTTAAAATGTATCCAATTCAAAAAGTTCATCCGATGGCAGCACTTCGTTCAGCGGTTTCTTTATTGGGACTTTATGATGATGAAGCCGATTTAATGGATGAGGAAGCCAATTATCGAAAAGCAGTTCGGCTTCAAGCGAAAATGCCTGCAATTGTAACAACCTTTGCACGTGTTAGAAAAGGTCTTGACTCAATCGCACCAAGAAAGGATTTAAGCTTTGCAGCGAATTTCTTATATATGCTAACAGGAAATGAACCAGAAGCAATTGCTGTTGAAGCCATGAATAAAGCACTCGTATTGCACGCAGATCATGAATTAAATGCATCAACCTTTACTGCACGTGTGTGTGTGGCAACATTATCTGATGTTTATTCTGGTGTAACAGCGGCAATCGGCGCATTAAAAGGACCTCTCCACGGTGGTGCAAACGAAGCAGTTATGAATATGCTGACTGAAATTGGCACACTTGAAAATGTTGAGCCTTATGTTCGCGGTAAGCTCGAAAACAAAGAAAAAATCATGGGCTTTGGCCACAGGGTTTACCGTAAGGGAGATCCCCGTGCAAAGCATTTAAAAGAAATGTCCAAAAAGCTAACAGAATTGACAGGCGAACCACACTTATATGATATGTCTGTAAAGATTCAAGACATCGTTACCGGTGAAAAGAATTTACCGCCAAATGTGGATTTCTATTCTGCCTCTGTTTATCACAGTTTAGGAATTGATCATGACTTAATGACACCGATCTTTGCTGTAAGCCGTGTATCTGGATGGCTGGCACATATTTTAGAGCAATATGAAAACAATCGGTTAATCCGTCCTCGTGCAGAATATACTGGTCCAGGAATGCAAAAGTATGTTCCTGTTGAGCAAAGAGGATAA
- the mdh gene encoding malate dehydrogenase, giving the protein MSLKRKKVSVIGGGFTGATTAFLLAQKELGDVVLVDIPQMENSTKGKALDMLEASPVQGFDSNITGTSNYEDTRDSDIVVITAGIARKPGMSRDDLVQTNQKVMKSVTQEIVKYSPNCTIVVLTNPVDAMTYTVFKESGFPKNRVIGQSGVLDTARFRTFVAQELNLSVKDITGFVLGGHGDDMVPLVRYSYAGGIPLETLIPKDRLEAIVERTRKGGGEIVNLLGNGSAYYAPAASLVEMCEAILKDQRRVLPSIAYLEGEFGYEGIYLGVPTILGANGIEKVIELELTADEKAALDKSVESVRNVMQVLA; this is encoded by the coding sequence ATGTCATTAAAACGTAAAAAAGTTTCTGTAATCGGCGGTGGATTTACTGGTGCTACAACTGCATTCTTATTAGCACAAAAAGAACTTGGTGATGTCGTTCTAGTTGATATCCCACAAATGGAAAACTCAACAAAAGGTAAAGCATTGGATATGCTTGAAGCAAGTCCTGTTCAAGGATTTGATTCTAATATTACAGGTACTTCTAACTATGAGGATACCCGCGATTCTGATATCGTGGTAATTACTGCAGGTATTGCACGTAAGCCAGGCATGAGCCGAGATGATTTAGTGCAAACCAATCAAAAAGTAATGAAAAGTGTTACCCAGGAGATTGTGAAATACTCTCCAAACTGTACAATTGTTGTGTTAACAAACCCTGTTGATGCTATGACTTACACTGTGTTTAAAGAATCAGGTTTTCCTAAAAACCGTGTAATCGGTCAATCAGGTGTCCTTGATACTGCCCGTTTCCGTACATTTGTTGCTCAAGAATTAAACCTTTCAGTAAAAGATATTACAGGCTTTGTTCTTGGCGGACATGGGGACGATATGGTGCCGCTTGTACGGTACTCCTACGCTGGCGGTATTCCATTAGAAACATTAATTCCTAAAGATCGCTTAGAAGCAATCGTGGAACGTACAAGAAAAGGCGGCGGCGAGATTGTCAACCTTCTTGGTAATGGAAGTGCTTATTATGCACCTGCTGCTTCTTTAGTAGAAATGTGCGAAGCAATCCTGAAAGACCAACGACGTGTATTACCATCGATTGCTTACCTAGAAGGAGAATTTGGCTACGAAGGAATTTACCTTGGTGTTCCAACCATTCTTGGAGCAAATGGCATTGAAAAGGTTATCGAGCTTGAGCTTACTGCAGATGAAAAAGCTGCATTAGACAAATCTGTTGAATCAGTTCGCAATGTAATGCAAGTATTAGCGTAA
- the mutM gene encoding DNA-formamidopyrimidine glycosylase: MPELPEVESIRRTLKKLVLNKTIENITVFWPKIIKNPVDVEQFIDALKGETIIDVGRRGKFLIIYTGNFAIVSHLRMEGKYGLYPKTEAFDKHTHVIFHFMDDTELRYRDVRKFGTMHLYKKGDEFLKPPLIDLGPEPFSAEFTEEYLAGKLKKTNRKVKPALLDQKVFVGLGNIYVDEALFRAGIHPERIASSLNEKEVAALHREIVATLNEAVQKGGSTIRSYVNSQGEIGMFQLELLAYGRKGEACKKCGTPLEKTTVGGRGTHYCPACQKL, from the coding sequence ATGCCAGAGCTTCCTGAGGTTGAATCAATACGAAGAACGTTAAAGAAATTAGTACTTAATAAAACAATTGAAAACATAACTGTCTTCTGGCCAAAAATTATTAAAAATCCTGTCGATGTCGAACAATTCATTGATGCTTTAAAAGGGGAAACCATTATTGATGTCGGTAGAAGAGGGAAATTTTTAATTATATATACGGGAAATTTTGCAATTGTATCGCACTTAAGAATGGAAGGGAAATATGGGCTCTACCCTAAGACAGAGGCGTTTGATAAACATACACATGTCATTTTTCACTTTATGGATGATACGGAATTAAGGTATCGTGACGTTCGGAAATTTGGAACGATGCATTTGTACAAGAAAGGCGACGAATTTCTAAAACCGCCGCTGATTGATCTTGGACCGGAACCCTTTTCAGCAGAATTTACCGAAGAATATTTGGCTGGGAAGTTAAAAAAGACAAACAGGAAAGTCAAACCAGCCTTACTTGATCAAAAGGTTTTTGTCGGGCTTGGCAACATTTATGTTGATGAGGCGCTTTTTCGAGCTGGAATTCATCCGGAACGCATTGCCAGTTCACTAAATGAAAAGGAAGTTGCTGCTCTCCATCGGGAAATTGTGGCAACGTTAAACGAGGCGGTCCAAAAGGGCGGCAGTACAATTCGCTCCTATGTTAATTCACAAGGAGAGATTGGAATGTTTCAGCTTGAGTTATTGGCCTATGGACGAAAAGGAGAAGCATGTAAAAAATGCGGAACTCCACTAGAGAAAACGACTGTAGGTGGCAGAGGAACACATTATTGCCCTGCATGTCAGAAGCTTTAA